The following coding sequences are from one Arachis hypogaea cultivar Tifrunner chromosome 7, arahy.Tifrunner.gnm2.J5K5, whole genome shotgun sequence window:
- the LOC140174346 gene encoding protein FAR1-RELATED SEQUENCE 5-like, translating to MYNKIAKQICQLPGDAYAALKYLKDQATNDPSLYFNHHMDVDGTLRNLFWCDGLRRTDYSLFGDVPAFDAIDKRNKYMCPLVVFSGVNHHNQTIIFAAALICDEKKNTYRWLLQQLKVAMNEKAHVSVITDGDLSMKFTIEKDFPNAHHRLCAWHLIRNATSNIGKPLFTSMFKKCMLGDYEIDVFRQKWFEMVERFGVENKNWVLDMYKKRHSWATAHIREKFFAGFRTTSRYEGLNSIIAKYVNSRYRGVAKVISLASVDQDCQSRFAKCGRASLGFFDAKSIRLFDGLV from the exons ATGTACAATAAAATAGCAAAGCAGATCTGCCAATTACCCGGTGATGCATATGCAGCTTTGAAGTATCTAAAAGATCAAGCAACAAATGACCCTTCTCTCTATTTTAATCATCACATGGATGTCGATGGTACTTTGCGCAATTTATTTTGGTGCGATGGTCTCAGGAGGACAGACTACTCATTATTTGGCGATGTGCCAGCTTTTGATGCTATCGATAAGAGGAATAAATATATGTGTCCACTGGTGGTATTTTCTGGTGTCAATCATCACAATCAAACAATTATCTTTGCTGCTGCTTTAATTTGCGATGAGAAAAAAAACACATATAGGTGGTTGCTACAACAACTGAAGGTGGCAATGAATGAGAAAGCACATGTTTCGGTGATCACAGATGGTGATCTATCAATGAAGTTCACCATTGAGAAAGATTTTCCTAATGCACATCATAGATTATGTGCATGGCATCTGATTCGCAATGCAACAAGTAACATTGGCAAGCCCCTGTTTACCTCCATGTTTAAAAAGTGTATGCTAGGCGActatgaaattgatgtatttcgTCAAAAGTGGTTTGAAATGGTTGAGAGATTTGGTGTCGAAAATAAGAATTGGGTCCTAGATATGtataaaaagagacattcatggGCAACTGCACATATAAGAGAGAAGTTTTTTGCTGGTTTTCGGACTACTTCTCGGTACGAGGGATTAAACTCAATTATTGCAAAGTATGTCAACTCTAG ATATAGAGGAGTTGCCAAGGTCATTAGTCTTGCCTCAGTGGACCAAGACTGCCAAAGTAGGTTTGCAAAATGCGGACGGGCTTCATTGGGATTCTTTGATGCTAAGTCAATACGGTTGTTTGATGGATTGGTTTAG